In Thunnus thynnus chromosome 11, fThuThy2.1, whole genome shotgun sequence, the following proteins share a genomic window:
- the LOC137192301 gene encoding CD276 antigen-like isoform X1: MDETNIRIIRGELAKWRNSCSCVCEMYFCTDMSSSSLLILLLCAPIVGQIPVPLNATVGGSILIPCSLPVNSTSIKWFYWQEDGSDKLLFHWHISEKTVPVADEYRNRCQVFNNDFSSGNISIRLNNVSVGDDQKTFSAFVGFYSTKPLEHQCESSLQVSAAYQDLNLTINSTLNTATCMAHGGYPEPEVSWTGQNKSSGEQLKLKDAQTSHQQHPTKKTFSVTSTVSVKELQSVTCLVYNPRSKQQIENTTVIDAPGEELLSTIGVSIGVIAALLFLFLVYFVYRKCQDSNQRLQQAVNQEDSAANEVPANGNAPHAPSNSSEGQDSNQRPQPEENDEDSADRNAPVASPEGQESQEGPQQAVNQEDSAAGGVLAGKNAPVASSNSSEGQESQEGPQQAEDQEDSAATVDSPGRNAPVASSNSSEDDVSEGKVLINNQDGWTLKTDAKGVPSAIKSDATGS, translated from the exons cagAGGTGAACTTGCCAAGTGGAGGAACAgctgctcgtgtgtgtgtgagatgtatTTCTG TACAGACATGTCTTCTTCAAGCCTCTTGATTTTACTTCTGTGTG cACCCATCGTGGGTCAGATACCTGTCCCTCTCAATGCCACTGTTGGAGGGTCCATCCTGATTCCCTGTTCACTACCAGTGAATTCAACAAGCATCAAATGGTTTTACTGGCAGGAGGATGGGTCTGACAAACTTTTGTTCCACTGGCATATCAGTGAGAAAACAGTGCCAGTAGCTGATGAATACAGGAACAGGTGTCAAGTCTTCAATAATGACTTTAGTTCTGGAAATATTTCTATTAGACTTAACAATGTTAGTGTTGGAGATGACCAGAAAACATTCTCGGCCTTTGTTGGTTTTTATTCTACAAAACCGCTTGAACATCAGTGCGAATCCTCTTTGCAGGTCTCAG CTGCCTACCAAGATCTTAACCTGACCATTAACAGCACATTAAACACTGCAACCTGTATGGCACATGGAGGATACCCTGAACCTGAAGTGTCATGGACTGGTCAAAATAAATCCAGCGGTGAACAACTGAAACTGAAGGATGCTCAGACGTCCCATCAGCAGCATCCAACCAAGAAAACCTTCTCTGTCACAAGCACCGTCAGTGTCAAAGAGCTGCAGTCTGTAACCTGCCTCGTGTATAACCCTCGCTCCAAACAGCAGATTGAGAACACCACAGTGATTGATGCTCCTG GTGAGGAGCTGCTGAGTACAATAGGTGTATCAATTGGAGTCATTGCTGCCctattatttctatttcttgtgtattttgtcTACAGAAAAT GTCAAGATTCAAACCAGAGGCTTCAGCAAGCAGTAAACCAAGAAGACTCAGCAGCCAATGAAGTTCCAGCTAACGGCAATGCTCCTCATGCTCCTTCCAACTCATCAGAAG GTCAAGATTCAAACCAGAGGCCTCAGCCAGAAGAGAACGATGAAGACTCAGCTGACAGAAATGCTCCTGTTGCCTCACCAGAAG GTCAAGAATCACAAGAGGGGCCTCAGCAAGCAGTAAACCAAGAAGACTCAGCAGCCGGTGGAGTTCTAGCTGGCAAAAATGCTCCTGTTGCTTCTTCCAACTCATCAGAAG GTCAAGAATCACAAGAGGGGCCTCAGCAAGCAGAAGACCAAGAAGACTCAGCAGCCACTGTAGACTCCCCTGGCAGAAATGCTCCTGTTGCTTCTTCCAACTCATCAGAAGATGATGTTTCTGAGGGCAAAGTTTTAATAAACAATCAAGATGGATGGACATTGAAAACTGacgctaaaggggtacccagtgcgataaaaagtgacgccacagggtcctga
- the LOC137192301 gene encoding CD276 antigen-like isoform X5: MDETNIRIIRGELAKWRNSCSCVCEMYFCTDMSSSSLLILLLCAPIVGQIPVPLNATVGGSILIPCSLPVNSTSIKWFYWQEDGSDKLLFHWHISEKTVPVADEYRNRCQVFNNDFSSGNISIRLNNVSVGDDQKTFSAFVGFYSTKPLEHQCESSLQVSAAYQDLNLTINSTLNTATCMAHGGYPEPEVSWTGQNKSSGEQLKLKDAQTSHQQHPTKKTFSVTSTVSVKELQSVTCLVYNPRSKQQIENTTVIDAPGEELLSTIGVSIGVIAALLFLFLVYFVYRKCQESQEGPQQAVNQEDSAAGGVLAGKNAPVASSNSSEGQESQEGPQQAEDQEDSAATVDSPGRNAPVASSNSSEDDVSEGKVLINNQDGWTLKTDAKGVPSAIKSDATGS, translated from the exons cagAGGTGAACTTGCCAAGTGGAGGAACAgctgctcgtgtgtgtgtgagatgtatTTCTG TACAGACATGTCTTCTTCAAGCCTCTTGATTTTACTTCTGTGTG cACCCATCGTGGGTCAGATACCTGTCCCTCTCAATGCCACTGTTGGAGGGTCCATCCTGATTCCCTGTTCACTACCAGTGAATTCAACAAGCATCAAATGGTTTTACTGGCAGGAGGATGGGTCTGACAAACTTTTGTTCCACTGGCATATCAGTGAGAAAACAGTGCCAGTAGCTGATGAATACAGGAACAGGTGTCAAGTCTTCAATAATGACTTTAGTTCTGGAAATATTTCTATTAGACTTAACAATGTTAGTGTTGGAGATGACCAGAAAACATTCTCGGCCTTTGTTGGTTTTTATTCTACAAAACCGCTTGAACATCAGTGCGAATCCTCTTTGCAGGTCTCAG CTGCCTACCAAGATCTTAACCTGACCATTAACAGCACATTAAACACTGCAACCTGTATGGCACATGGAGGATACCCTGAACCTGAAGTGTCATGGACTGGTCAAAATAAATCCAGCGGTGAACAACTGAAACTGAAGGATGCTCAGACGTCCCATCAGCAGCATCCAACCAAGAAAACCTTCTCTGTCACAAGCACCGTCAGTGTCAAAGAGCTGCAGTCTGTAACCTGCCTCGTGTATAACCCTCGCTCCAAACAGCAGATTGAGAACACCACAGTGATTGATGCTCCTG GTGAGGAGCTGCTGAGTACAATAGGTGTATCAATTGGAGTCATTGCTGCCctattatttctatttcttgtgtattttgtcTACAGAAAAT GTCAAGAATCACAAGAGGGGCCTCAGCAAGCAGTAAACCAAGAAGACTCAGCAGCCGGTGGAGTTCTAGCTGGCAAAAATGCTCCTGTTGCTTCTTCCAACTCATCAGAAG GTCAAGAATCACAAGAGGGGCCTCAGCAAGCAGAAGACCAAGAAGACTCAGCAGCCACTGTAGACTCCCCTGGCAGAAATGCTCCTGTTGCTTCTTCCAACTCATCAGAAGATGATGTTTCTGAGGGCAAAGTTTTAATAAACAATCAAGATGGATGGACATTGAAAACTGacgctaaaggggtacccagtgcgataaaaagtgacgccacagggtcctga
- the LOC137192301 gene encoding CD276 antigen-like isoform X2: protein MDETNIRIIRGELAKWRNSCSCVCEMYFCTDMSSSSLLILLLCAPIVGQIPVPLNATVGGSILIPCSLPVNSTSIKWFYWQEDGSDKLLFHWHISEKTVPVADEYRNRCQVFNNDFSSGNISIRLNNVSVGDDQKTFSAFVGFYSTKPLEHQCESSLQVSAAYQDLNLTINSTLNTATCMAHGGYPEPEVSWTGQNKSSGEQLKLKDAQTSHQQHPTKKTFSVTSTVSVKELQSVTCLVYNPRSKQQIENTTVIDAPGEELLSTIGVSIGVIAALLFLFLVYFVYRKCQDSNQRLQQAVNQEDSAANEVPANGNAPHAPSNSSEGQESQEGPQQAVNQEDSAAGGVLAGKNAPVASSNSSEGQESQEGPQQAEDQEDSAATVDSPGRNAPVASSNSSEDDVSEGKVLINNQDGWTLKTDAKGVPSAIKSDATGS, encoded by the exons cagAGGTGAACTTGCCAAGTGGAGGAACAgctgctcgtgtgtgtgtgagatgtatTTCTG TACAGACATGTCTTCTTCAAGCCTCTTGATTTTACTTCTGTGTG cACCCATCGTGGGTCAGATACCTGTCCCTCTCAATGCCACTGTTGGAGGGTCCATCCTGATTCCCTGTTCACTACCAGTGAATTCAACAAGCATCAAATGGTTTTACTGGCAGGAGGATGGGTCTGACAAACTTTTGTTCCACTGGCATATCAGTGAGAAAACAGTGCCAGTAGCTGATGAATACAGGAACAGGTGTCAAGTCTTCAATAATGACTTTAGTTCTGGAAATATTTCTATTAGACTTAACAATGTTAGTGTTGGAGATGACCAGAAAACATTCTCGGCCTTTGTTGGTTTTTATTCTACAAAACCGCTTGAACATCAGTGCGAATCCTCTTTGCAGGTCTCAG CTGCCTACCAAGATCTTAACCTGACCATTAACAGCACATTAAACACTGCAACCTGTATGGCACATGGAGGATACCCTGAACCTGAAGTGTCATGGACTGGTCAAAATAAATCCAGCGGTGAACAACTGAAACTGAAGGATGCTCAGACGTCCCATCAGCAGCATCCAACCAAGAAAACCTTCTCTGTCACAAGCACCGTCAGTGTCAAAGAGCTGCAGTCTGTAACCTGCCTCGTGTATAACCCTCGCTCCAAACAGCAGATTGAGAACACCACAGTGATTGATGCTCCTG GTGAGGAGCTGCTGAGTACAATAGGTGTATCAATTGGAGTCATTGCTGCCctattatttctatttcttgtgtattttgtcTACAGAAAAT GTCAAGATTCAAACCAGAGGCTTCAGCAAGCAGTAAACCAAGAAGACTCAGCAGCCAATGAAGTTCCAGCTAACGGCAATGCTCCTCATGCTCCTTCCAACTCATCAGAAG GTCAAGAATCACAAGAGGGGCCTCAGCAAGCAGTAAACCAAGAAGACTCAGCAGCCGGTGGAGTTCTAGCTGGCAAAAATGCTCCTGTTGCTTCTTCCAACTCATCAGAAG GTCAAGAATCACAAGAGGGGCCTCAGCAAGCAGAAGACCAAGAAGACTCAGCAGCCACTGTAGACTCCCCTGGCAGAAATGCTCCTGTTGCTTCTTCCAACTCATCAGAAGATGATGTTTCTGAGGGCAAAGTTTTAATAAACAATCAAGATGGATGGACATTGAAAACTGacgctaaaggggtacccagtgcgataaaaagtgacgccacagggtcctga
- the LOC137192302 gene encoding CD276 antigen homolog yields MSFANNARMMKVLSSVYLQVFHLVLLLPFSSENNSCQANGTRGAPWLWRCHHTFSKPFQPEKSFIYWQGQDNSGLVVYMYNKGKPDLKHQSQSFKNRTKIFPDQLHDGNLSLVIEELILKDDQTSLEVIFNSPSESTKKLCQTTVCVAAPFQEPKLEINQSNKTATCSTKGGYPKPEIKWTSQGGQNQSERTLEQHEVKTTMTSEEDGTYSTSSTANITGSQRVTCRVHNPTSNQTLSVTKDTTLETPDKRHDLGIGIGFVVALVCVVALIVILYLHRRRTSNWSPQPTANPSGSSASGGSAGGNAGEAPSNMQNRNVESADESEPETVNLLPGHQSALYCLPVRRDGATASATNEDSSASEETNDRKKDADETKTTESDKDK; encoded by the exons ATGTCATTTGCAAACAATGCTAGAATGATGAAGGTTTTGTCATCTGTCTACCTTCAAG TTTTCCATTTGGTTCTGCTGCTGCcattttcatctgaaaataaCTCATGTCAAGCCAATGGAACCAGAGGAGCTCCGTGGCTCTGGAGATGCCATCACACCTTCAGTAAACCGTTCCAACCAGAGAAAAGTTTTATATACTGGCAAGGTCAAGATAATTCTGGCCTTGTTGTATATATGTACAATAAAGGAAAGCCAGACTTAAAGCACCAAAGCCAGTCATTTAAAAATAGAACCAAAATCTTCCCTGATCAATTACATGATGGAAATTTATCACTTGTTATTGAGGAATTGATACTGAAAGATGATCAAACCTCCCTTGAAGTCATTTTCAACTCACCATCCGAATCAACAAAGAAGCTCTGCCAGACCACTGTGTGTGTAGCAG CTCCTTTCCAGGAACCAAAACTTGagataaatcaatcaaataagaCAGCAACCTGCAGCACAAAGGGGGGTTACCCTAAACCTGAAATCAAATGGACTTCCCAGGGCGGACAGAATCAATCAGAACGTACACTGGAACAACATGAAGTAAAGACGACTATGACCTCTGAAGAAGACGGCACTTACAGTACCAGCAGCACAGCCAACATCACAGGGTCACAAAGAGTGACCTGCAGAGTTCACAACCCCACTTCAAACCAGACACTGAGTGTAACTAAAGATACGACACTCGAGACTCCAG atAAAAGACATGATCTTGGAATTGGAATTGGATTTGTTGTTGcccttgtttgtgttgtggcGCTGATTGTCATCCTGTATCTGCACCGTA GAAGAACATCAAACTGGAGTCCTCAGCCAACAGCAAACCCATCCGGCTCATCAGCAAGTGGAGGCTCAGCTGGAGGAAATGCCGGTGAAGCTCCTTCCAACATGCAGAATAGAAATGTTGAAAGTGCTGATGAAAGTGAACCTGAGACAGTCAATTTGCTACCAGGGCATCAGTCTGCACTTTACTGTTTGCCAGTGAGGAGGGATGGTGCCACAGCAAGTGCGACCAATGAAGACTCTTCTGCTTCTGAGGAAACAAATGACCGCAAGAAAGATGCAGACGAAACAAAAACCACAGAGAGTGACAAAGACAAATAA
- the LOC137192301 gene encoding CD276 antigen-like isoform X3 — MSSSSLLILLLCAPIVGQIPVPLNATVGGSILIPCSLPVNSTSIKWFYWQEDGSDKLLFHWHISEKTVPVADEYRNRCQVFNNDFSSGNISIRLNNVSVGDDQKTFSAFVGFYSTKPLEHQCESSLQVSAAYQDLNLTINSTLNTATCMAHGGYPEPEVSWTGQNKSSGEQLKLKDAQTSHQQHPTKKTFSVTSTVSVKELQSVTCLVYNPRSKQQIENTTVIDAPGEELLSTIGVSIGVIAALLFLFLVYFVYRKCQDSNQRLQQAVNQEDSAANEVPANGNAPHAPSNSSEGQDSNQRPQPEENDEDSADRNAPVASPEGQESQEGPQQAVNQEDSAAGGVLAGKNAPVASSNSSEGQESQEGPQQAEDQEDSAATVDSPGRNAPVASSNSSEDDVSEGKVLINNQDGWTLKTDAKGVPSAIKSDATGS, encoded by the exons ATGTCTTCTTCAAGCCTCTTGATTTTACTTCTGTGTG cACCCATCGTGGGTCAGATACCTGTCCCTCTCAATGCCACTGTTGGAGGGTCCATCCTGATTCCCTGTTCACTACCAGTGAATTCAACAAGCATCAAATGGTTTTACTGGCAGGAGGATGGGTCTGACAAACTTTTGTTCCACTGGCATATCAGTGAGAAAACAGTGCCAGTAGCTGATGAATACAGGAACAGGTGTCAAGTCTTCAATAATGACTTTAGTTCTGGAAATATTTCTATTAGACTTAACAATGTTAGTGTTGGAGATGACCAGAAAACATTCTCGGCCTTTGTTGGTTTTTATTCTACAAAACCGCTTGAACATCAGTGCGAATCCTCTTTGCAGGTCTCAG CTGCCTACCAAGATCTTAACCTGACCATTAACAGCACATTAAACACTGCAACCTGTATGGCACATGGAGGATACCCTGAACCTGAAGTGTCATGGACTGGTCAAAATAAATCCAGCGGTGAACAACTGAAACTGAAGGATGCTCAGACGTCCCATCAGCAGCATCCAACCAAGAAAACCTTCTCTGTCACAAGCACCGTCAGTGTCAAAGAGCTGCAGTCTGTAACCTGCCTCGTGTATAACCCTCGCTCCAAACAGCAGATTGAGAACACCACAGTGATTGATGCTCCTG GTGAGGAGCTGCTGAGTACAATAGGTGTATCAATTGGAGTCATTGCTGCCctattatttctatttcttgtgtattttgtcTACAGAAAAT GTCAAGATTCAAACCAGAGGCTTCAGCAAGCAGTAAACCAAGAAGACTCAGCAGCCAATGAAGTTCCAGCTAACGGCAATGCTCCTCATGCTCCTTCCAACTCATCAGAAG GTCAAGATTCAAACCAGAGGCCTCAGCCAGAAGAGAACGATGAAGACTCAGCTGACAGAAATGCTCCTGTTGCCTCACCAGAAG GTCAAGAATCACAAGAGGGGCCTCAGCAAGCAGTAAACCAAGAAGACTCAGCAGCCGGTGGAGTTCTAGCTGGCAAAAATGCTCCTGTTGCTTCTTCCAACTCATCAGAAG GTCAAGAATCACAAGAGGGGCCTCAGCAAGCAGAAGACCAAGAAGACTCAGCAGCCACTGTAGACTCCCCTGGCAGAAATGCTCCTGTTGCTTCTTCCAACTCATCAGAAGATGATGTTTCTGAGGGCAAAGTTTTAATAAACAATCAAGATGGATGGACATTGAAAACTGacgctaaaggggtacccagtgcgataaaaagtgacgccacagggtcctga
- the LOC137192301 gene encoding CD276 antigen-like isoform X6 → MDETNIRIIRGELAKWRNSCSCVCEMYFCTDMSSSSLLILLLCAPIVGQIPVPLNATVGGSILIPCSLPVNSTSIKWFYWQEDGSDKLLFHWHISEKTVPVADEYRNRCQVFNNDFSSGNISIRLNNVSVGDDQKTFSAFVGFYSTKPLEHQCESSLQVSAAYQDLNLTINSTLNTATCMAHGGYPEPEVSWTGQNKSSGEQLKLKDAQTSHQQHPTKKTFSVTSTVSVKELQSVTCLVYNPRSKQQIENTTVIDAPGEELLSTIGVSIGVIAALLFLFLVYFVYRKCQDSNQRLQQAVNQEDSAANEVPANGNAPHAPSNSSEGDVSEDRVLLNHQTVSSHFSVKRYADDVSNGDTTAAAATADTEEKTNLLSHSKDSDETKSTESDKDI, encoded by the exons cagAGGTGAACTTGCCAAGTGGAGGAACAgctgctcgtgtgtgtgtgagatgtatTTCTG TACAGACATGTCTTCTTCAAGCCTCTTGATTTTACTTCTGTGTG cACCCATCGTGGGTCAGATACCTGTCCCTCTCAATGCCACTGTTGGAGGGTCCATCCTGATTCCCTGTTCACTACCAGTGAATTCAACAAGCATCAAATGGTTTTACTGGCAGGAGGATGGGTCTGACAAACTTTTGTTCCACTGGCATATCAGTGAGAAAACAGTGCCAGTAGCTGATGAATACAGGAACAGGTGTCAAGTCTTCAATAATGACTTTAGTTCTGGAAATATTTCTATTAGACTTAACAATGTTAGTGTTGGAGATGACCAGAAAACATTCTCGGCCTTTGTTGGTTTTTATTCTACAAAACCGCTTGAACATCAGTGCGAATCCTCTTTGCAGGTCTCAG CTGCCTACCAAGATCTTAACCTGACCATTAACAGCACATTAAACACTGCAACCTGTATGGCACATGGAGGATACCCTGAACCTGAAGTGTCATGGACTGGTCAAAATAAATCCAGCGGTGAACAACTGAAACTGAAGGATGCTCAGACGTCCCATCAGCAGCATCCAACCAAGAAAACCTTCTCTGTCACAAGCACCGTCAGTGTCAAAGAGCTGCAGTCTGTAACCTGCCTCGTGTATAACCCTCGCTCCAAACAGCAGATTGAGAACACCACAGTGATTGATGCTCCTG GTGAGGAGCTGCTGAGTACAATAGGTGTATCAATTGGAGTCATTGCTGCCctattatttctatttcttgtgtattttgtcTACAGAAAAT GTCAAGATTCAAACCAGAGGCTTCAGCAAGCAGTAAACCAAGAAGACTCAGCAGCCAATGAAGTTCCAGCTAACGGCAATGCTCCTCATGCTCCTTCCAACTCATCAGAAG GTGATGTTTCTGAGGACAGAGTTTTACTAAACCATCAAACTGTGTCTAGCCATTTCTCTGTGAAGCGGTATGCAGACGATGTTTCCAATGGGgacaccactgctgctgctgctactgctgatacagaagagaaaacaaacctATTAAGCCACAGCAAAGattcagatgaaacaaaatccacagaaagTGACAAAGACATATGA
- the LOC137192301 gene encoding CD276 antigen-like isoform X4, whose protein sequence is MDETNIRIIRGELAKWRNSCSCVCEMYFCTDMSSSSLLILLLCAPIVGQIPVPLNATVGGSILIPCSLPVNSTSIKWFYWQEDGSDKLLFHWHISEKTVPVADEYRNRCQVFNNDFSSGNISIRLNNVSVGDDQKTFSAFVGFYSTKPLEHQCESSLQVSAAYQDLNLTINSTLNTATCMAHGGYPEPEVSWTGQNKSSGEQLKLKDAQTSHQQHPTKKTFSVTSTVSVKELQSVTCLVYNPRSKQQIENTTVIDAPGEELLSTIGVSIGVIAALLFLFLVYFVYRKCQDSNQRLQQAVNQEDSAANEVPANGNAPHAPSNSSEGQESQEGPQQAEDQEDSAATVDSPGRNAPVASSNSSEDDVSEGKVLINNQDGWTLKTDAKGVPSAIKSDATGS, encoded by the exons cagAGGTGAACTTGCCAAGTGGAGGAACAgctgctcgtgtgtgtgtgagatgtatTTCTG TACAGACATGTCTTCTTCAAGCCTCTTGATTTTACTTCTGTGTG cACCCATCGTGGGTCAGATACCTGTCCCTCTCAATGCCACTGTTGGAGGGTCCATCCTGATTCCCTGTTCACTACCAGTGAATTCAACAAGCATCAAATGGTTTTACTGGCAGGAGGATGGGTCTGACAAACTTTTGTTCCACTGGCATATCAGTGAGAAAACAGTGCCAGTAGCTGATGAATACAGGAACAGGTGTCAAGTCTTCAATAATGACTTTAGTTCTGGAAATATTTCTATTAGACTTAACAATGTTAGTGTTGGAGATGACCAGAAAACATTCTCGGCCTTTGTTGGTTTTTATTCTACAAAACCGCTTGAACATCAGTGCGAATCCTCTTTGCAGGTCTCAG CTGCCTACCAAGATCTTAACCTGACCATTAACAGCACATTAAACACTGCAACCTGTATGGCACATGGAGGATACCCTGAACCTGAAGTGTCATGGACTGGTCAAAATAAATCCAGCGGTGAACAACTGAAACTGAAGGATGCTCAGACGTCCCATCAGCAGCATCCAACCAAGAAAACCTTCTCTGTCACAAGCACCGTCAGTGTCAAAGAGCTGCAGTCTGTAACCTGCCTCGTGTATAACCCTCGCTCCAAACAGCAGATTGAGAACACCACAGTGATTGATGCTCCTG GTGAGGAGCTGCTGAGTACAATAGGTGTATCAATTGGAGTCATTGCTGCCctattatttctatttcttgtgtattttgtcTACAGAAAAT GTCAAGATTCAAACCAGAGGCTTCAGCAAGCAGTAAACCAAGAAGACTCAGCAGCCAATGAAGTTCCAGCTAACGGCAATGCTCCTCATGCTCCTTCCAACTCATCAGAAG GTCAAGAATCACAAGAGGGGCCTCAGCAAGCAGAAGACCAAGAAGACTCAGCAGCCACTGTAGACTCCCCTGGCAGAAATGCTCCTGTTGCTTCTTCCAACTCATCAGAAGATGATGTTTCTGAGGGCAAAGTTTTAATAAACAATCAAGATGGATGGACATTGAAAACTGacgctaaaggggtacccagtgcgataaaaagtgacgccacagggtcctga